Below is a window of Coregonus clupeaformis isolate EN_2021a chromosome 15, ASM2061545v1, whole genome shotgun sequence DNA.
ACCACAAAGGTAAATACCCAACTAGCAGGCTTATTAAGTTAACCTATGAACACCCCACCACACCAGTTAAGTCAATGGCCCACTGTCCATTTTGTGACTGTAACTTTAAGTTGTAAAATACTGAAACGTCCCCTTTAACATGTttcaaaggagagagagatgaatggtGCAATGGCAGGACTATCTGCATAAAGACCCATGAGAGTGGCAGGGAGGCGATCCATGCCTTTGACTCCAGCATTCGAATGATCTGCAACCCCTACAAAGCCCTGATGCTTGAGTTCTATCGCAGGTATGGAGGCCATGTTGGATTTGCCCCCCCTCGATTTGTGGAGAGGAAAAGGTGAAAAGGATGCCTTTCTTATAGGTTTTGAGAAGTGAAACAAATTGCAGCAGACCTCTCACTAAAAACATGACTGAGATGTTGTTCTCCATCTCTGTGCAGTGTGGTTAGAGTTTATATAGATTTATGCCCCTTGGTGGGCATCTCACACCCTGGACTGGCTGAGGTTTGGGAAGCAGGTGCATGTGGTACATTATGAGGCTCTGAAGACTTATTTTCCCAGCTGATGGACATGGTGCTATTCCTGGGGCACCGCAGGCTGGTTTACAACCccctattcatcccccttggcgtttttcctattttgttgcattacaacctgtaatttaaatggatttttattagtatttcatgtaatggacatatacaaaatagtcaaaataacggaaaagtggtgcgtgcataagtattcaccccctttgctatgaagaccttaaataagatctggtgcaaccaaataccttcagaagtcacataattagttaaataaagtgtcacatgatctgtcacatgatctcagtatatatacacctgttctgaaaggccccagagtctgcaccaccactaagcaaggggcaccaccaagcaagcggcaccatgaagaccaaggagctctccaaacaggtcatggacaaagttgtggagaagtaaagatcagggttgggttaaaaacaaaaatcagaaactttgaacatcccacggagcaccattaaatccattattaaaaaattgaaagaatatggcaccacaacaaacctgccaagagagggctgcccaccaaaactcacggaccaggcaaggagggcattaatcagatgagtcaaaaatttagctttttggccatcaaggaaaacactatgtctggtgcaaacccaacacctctcatcacccagagaacaccagtgaagcatggtggtggcagcatcatgctgtggggatgtttttcatcggcagggactgggaaactggtcagaattgaaggaatgatggatggcgctaaatacagggaaattcttgagggaaacctgtttcagtcttccagagatttgagactgggacggaggttcaccgtccagcaggacaatgaccctaagcatactgctaaagcaacactcaagtggtttaaagggaaacatttaaatgtcttggaatggcctagtcaaagcccagacctccaattgagaatctgtggtatgacttaaagattgctgtacaccagctgaacccatccaacttgaaggagctggagcagttttgccttgaacaatgggctagatatgccaagcttatagagacataccccaagagtcttgcagctggagtagttttgccttgaaccagtggctagatgtgccaagcttatagagacataccccaagagacttgcagctgtaattgctgtaaaaggtggctctacaaagtactgactttgggggggtgaatagttatgcacgctcaagtaattctttttggtcttatttcttgtttgtttcacaagaaaaaatattttgcatcttcaaagtggtaggcatgttgtgtaattcaaatgatacaaaccccccaaaaatcaattttaattccaggttgtaaggcaacaaaataggaaaaatgccaaggggggtgaatactttcgcaagccactgtaggtaaaaaatagtactacttaagtcgttttgtTGGGTATCtgcactttactttactatttatattttggacaacttttacttttactccactacatttccaaagaaaataatgtactttttactccatacattttccctgacacccaaaagtactcgttaaatGTTGAATGCTTATCAGAACAGGGAATtgatccaattcacacacttatcaaaagAAAATCCCTACCgcatctgatctggcggactcactaaatattgtaaattatgtctgagtgttggagtgtgtccctggctatctgtaaataaaataaaataaataaaattgtgccatctggtttgcttaatataaggaatttgaaattatttatacttttacttttggtacttaagtgtcacaccctgatctgtttcacctgtctttgtgcttgtctccaccccctccaggtgtcgcccatcttccacattatcccctgtgcatttatacccgtgttctctgtttgtctgttgccagttcgtcttgtttcgtcaagcctaccagtgtGTTTTTCGTACTCCTGTTGTTGAGGTTTCCTGGTTTTTATCTTTCTGCATGCCTTGACCAtgagcctgccgttctgtaccatttgacactgccctggattactgacctctgcctgccccgacCCTGCCTGCCGCTCTGTACCTTACGGACTCCGAGTCATTTTCAATTAACGTAActttacttttactaaagtatgaaaattgggtactttATCCACCACTGCAGTGGACTACCGCCCAAGATGATACTCCCACACTGTTATATGGAAACATTGTGTCATTTTGTGTCATAATGACTGTAAAGCCGAGTGTACACTACATGATTTTGGCCCTGATTTTGAGATCGGAGACAGAATCCCCATGTCGTTGCCTACACGGGGCGCGTGGCCGTCACCAATGCTTGTTTAATGTGAGCGGGTTCGAGACACAATCTGAAGGCTACCGATCCCGTCTAAGAGGAGAAATCTATTTGTACGTTTTTAACCTCAACCTTTTCCTATGATTCATGACATTATTTTCAGTCATTGCACAACCCCAGTTCCTGAACGGTCACGTGTTGTAGCACACAGATGCTTAATTGTCAAGGCCTGGGAaggtttctttttttttgttacccaaatatactgaacaaaaatataaacacaacatgcaacaatttcaacgattttactgagttacagttcatttaaggaaatcagtcaattgaaataaacaaattaggccctaatctattgatttcacatgactgggcaggggcgcagccatgggtggacctgggaggtgaagaagccggatgtggaggtcctgggctggcgtggttacacgtggtctgcggttgtgaggccggctggacgtactgccaaattctctaaaacgatgttggaggcaaattatggtagagaaatgaacattacattctctggcaacagctctggtggacattcctgcagtcagcatgccaattgctcactccctaaaaacttgagacatctgtggcattgtgttgtgtgacaaaactgcacattttagagtggcctttattgtccccagcacaaggtgcacctgtgtaatgatcatgttgtttaatcagcttcttgatatgccacacctttcaggtggatggattatcttggcaaatgtgaaatgctcactaacagggatgtaaaaaaaaattgtgcccagaatttgagagaaatcttttggggatcatttatttcagctcatgaaacatgggatcaagaCTTGACATGTTGCGTTATCAGTAGATACTTTAAGAAAACATGAGTGGCCATACCTGTGACAAATAATTTTATAGAACTAACATAATAGATTTCCAACAGACATGTTAATCAGACATGCCTTTTGATATTCATTAAAACTCATATGTACACAGTAACACCTTGAATGAATACATTACAAATCATATTACATCGATAGAAGCAGTACAAAAAGGTACCATCATTACAAACTTACAAACAACCTCAATAAAATGACACAATCTTAAACCTCAGACGTGTGTTAATGCTTTACTCTCAAAAGACCCAGACTTTGAGAGGTTACGTCCACCTGTACGTCCATCTTCTGCCATTGCATTCTCTATCTTCCACAGAACAGACCTCTTTAGGGTTTGCCGAAAGTCATGACCCATGAACACATACAGTATGGGGTTAAGGAAACTGTTTGCTGCAGCCATTGTGCCGCCCACCTTCAGCCCAGTGTCGAGCATATCAAGGCTGTGGTTCCCCAAGTTCAACTCCAACAGGACAAAGGTGTGATAGGGCACCCAGCAAACGAAGAAGGACACGATGAGGACAGTCATTATCTTGACAGGTTTAGTGGATTTCATGGGGCGACTCCTGAGCTGCACAAAGATTACTGAGTAGCATAAGACTATAATCAAAAGAGGAATCACAAAGCCACAGACAAATCGACTCAGAGCCACTGCCTTGTGACCAGTCTGGTAATCAGTGTAGCACAGTGTATCAGCCCCGTGTGTTTTGATCTGACGGTGGACCAGTGAGGGTACAGTCAGGGCAGCAGAGAGGGCCCACACGAGGACGACCACTCCGGATGCTCTGGGCACTGTCCGGTTGTTCTGTGCCCAGACAGGAAAAGTGATTGACACACAGCGGTCAACACCGATCAGAACAAGCAGGAAGACGCTGCTGAACATGTTGAGGAACATAGTGGAGGAGGTCAGCTTACACATGACCAGCCCAAAGGGCCAGTGTGAGGTGGCCATGTAAACAATGTTAaagggcagacagacacagaacagGAAGTCTGAGATGGCCAGACTGAGGTACCAAGTGGTGTTGACCGTTGTCCTCATCTTGAAGCCAGAAATCCAAATTACTATAGC
It encodes the following:
- the LOC121582362 gene encoding chemokine-like receptor 1 — protein: MEDFEYKEYGEDYTADNGTYENISVSGSVTFNRPRSFSVETVMVINILISLLGLSGNAIVIWISGFKMRTTVNTTWYLSLAISDFLFCVCLPFNIVYMATSHWPFGLVMCKLTSSTMFLNMFSSVFLLVLIGVDRCVSITFPVWAQNNRTVPRASGVVVLVWALSAALTVPSLVHRQIKTHGADTLCYTDYQTGHKAVALSRFVCGFVIPLLIIVLCYSVIFVQLRSRPMKSTKPVKIMTVLIVSFFVCWVPYHTFVLLELNLGNHSLDMLDTGLKVGGTMAAANSFLNPILYVFMGHDFRQTLKRSVLWKIENAMAEDGRTGGRNLSKSGSFESKALTHV